The following is a genomic window from Tripterygium wilfordii isolate XIE 37 chromosome 19, ASM1340144v1, whole genome shotgun sequence.
AGTCTAGATTGAAGATTCCAAATTTAATACGAAAACTTGTGTTGAATCAGCAGCTAAGTTTTATGATTTGGCTCCTCTCCTTTGTGGATCTTGATGTATTTTGTTATTCTTCTTGTGCTTCCTAGTTATCTTACGACTCATTAGCCATTGCAAACAATATTTGAATCAAGATGTTTGTGTATTTTGCTAGTCATCTTCATATGTTGTCTATCTTTTCGGGTAACAGGGTCAGTGGTTACCCAAAGATCCTTGACAGGGCCAGGGGCCCAGCATTGCGCAGTTGCAAGATTGCTGGGCTCTTTGGGAACCAAAAATCATCATGGTTATCTTACCAGTACCACCCTTGGTATTGCAAGCAGAGACATCCCAACTTGAATTAaaatgaagaaattggtttcggCTTCTCCTCAATTAAGTGACCAAGacaataaaacatcaaaaggtTCGAAGCGAAATAGAGCAAAATAAGTGATTACATTAAAAACCATATAAAGGAACACATTTAAGTAATATTAGTCTGATACAAGTATACATCATATCTATGAACTCTGTTAATAGAATCAGCCTCTCTGCAATTATATTATGTGAATATAAGGTTTATATTATGTGGATATAAGGTTTGTATGCGTGCATACTATCTATTATTCTTGACCCTTGCCCACAATGGGAGTCTTTAATATGGGCCGTAGTTATTTATGACTAGTATCTCTGATCCATGGGTCATCAGTTAAGAACCGTGTCAAACTGTATTAGCCACATCAGTACATCTACATCACCTCAGTGGCTCATGttcctttggagtttggacgtTTGACCTCCTTTACAAGATCAGCCACTCGgtcatattattatatttgaaaatagtgcaattttcaaaaacaatgtttTGCAGAAGCGCAAGTCAATAATGGTGGAACTTGGGTTTCATCTTGATTTAGTCTCGAAAGCATGCAAGCACAATAAGCAtcacaaggagaagaaaaattcCAACAAAACTGTGCGAATTAATCAATAATCTGCATTAGCAATTACCTTAGATCAACCATTTCCCACATATTGTACAACACTGTCGAGAAATTGAAAAAGGGGTAGAAAAGCCAAACGCATAGAAGGAATTTCATTGATAGAAAACACAAGGAGATAAACTACTTACATAAAACAGAGTCTTGAAGACTCTCTAACACACAGGGCAGTAGCCCAAATATGGAGTTTCAAGCTTCCTGAAAATGGAGTTTATGACTCCTCTTTTGTTTTGGGGTGCTAACCCACCTTTACAGCTAAACACATGacgtgacatatatatatatatatataaagacacACCTAAACCGACTTAAAcactagaaaatagaaaatagccACACATGGCTCTtcataaaccaaacaaacacaTGGTTCACTTGAcaccacacacacatacacgtgttacacacacacacatgaagCACTTGGctccaacaaacacaacctCTTGAAGGAAGCCTCCGACAAGCATTTAGACTTGAACCGCTTCAATAGAGACATCTACCACAGCCCATACATACATCCTCAGCATACTGCTTGCAAAACCAGAGAAACTTGATTGGACGTATTGGGACCAAGGCCGAGAGGACCTGAAACTCCAAAGCAAAATCTTCATTTTTAAAAGGGACGACATACGACATTCAGAGCACCATTTTTGTTTCCATTCACATCAACAATGGTGATACAAAATTCTATCATCCCATTCCCATGGCTCTCcaccctctctctcttcaatcTCTCAGTTGTTGCTCAAGCCTTTTTATCTTCAACCAACTGCTGGTGTATAGAATCAAGCAAGATTACAAATTTCTTTAAAGCATATTCATATCCTTTCATCAAAGCTTCTACATTGGTGGGAAATATTTTGACATCCCCTGCTGCCAATCTCTgcgggaaaaaaagaagaaaagaatttaGTACTCACGAAATTGTGTGTATTTATGTGAATTTAAATAAGGATGGATACTTTTATCTTACCTTTCTATTTGTACCAAAATGAGAAATCGAATTTGCTAGCAAGGTAATCGCATCCCGAATAGGGTCTTCTAGTATGGTGCGGTTTTTGACATTCTTGGGTTTGGAAGGAAGCCGCCAAACAGATTTTTTCCACCATTAGTTCGTGAACAAAAAAACCCAATCGCTCGAGTAGGATAAAAACTGCCAACTCGCCGCCAAATTGCGTGAAATCTTCGGATTTTATACTATCTTCGGATTTtagagatagatagatagatatatgtaaatatatacatattatatatatatatatatacacacataaataaTATATGTTGTCTAATTAGGTTTGGGCCAGGTTTGGGTCGGGCTGGGCTTTGGCCCGCGAGCCTAGACCCATGGACCAAATGATGATACTATCTATATTTAAATTAAGTGGAGACTTGGGTCGCGCGCCTGGTTACGAACATGGGTTAAAACTAACTATCTTGAAGTGACGTTGGACTAGGCTTCCTCTATTTGGGCCGAACCAATATGGGCTGCATCATTTCATTTGCTCCTTGCGACTTTAAGATATATAAGTAACGTCCTGAATCCTGATCTTGCGAAGCCAGCGAAACCCTAGCACGCTCTCCCTCTTTGCCCACCTCTATCACAATCAGAAGCTGTCCTCCCTCCGTTGCATGTGACTGATCTTGGGTTtgatcaagttttttgattgaaaTTTCGTCCATCTATTTTTAGTGATTTTGCGTTTATTTACCCTGAAAATTTAAAGTTATCGTCTTCCTTACAGAATGATATGAGATAATTTTCAGAGATTACCGTCTTCCTGACAGAATGATATTGAGATAATTGTATCTGAAAAAGTTTCGAGGGAATAGTATAAAAGAGGGTTAATGCATTGTGTCTGTTTAGGGTATTCAGATAGAAATCTGACGGATCTGTTTAAGGCAATCTCTTTAATGCATTCTGCCTTTTGGATTGCTTCTGGTTTCCTCCAGTTTCCGCAATGCCATCTGTTACGGGTTTCGATTTGGTTTTTCACATGCATGATTTTTCTGGCTTGTAAAGGCCATCAATAGCCTGCCTCTTAGAGTAGGCTAACATTGTACGTTATCAGTTTTAGTATTTGGCTTTTGTATTTCAGGTTTCGAGTTCTTTGCTTTGTCATCTGTTTGAGTGGTTTCCTTTAAAAGACTATGTGTCcttgaattttgatttgtttttcagTTGGTTGTCTTGGTTTATTGTTTCTGTTAACTGTCTCACTGAAAATGAATCTCTCTTTATTGAGAAGATTTTATAAATTAGCATATTTGAATTGTATATAATACCACAGATTTGTAGAGTGGGATTTCTCCATTATCTTTTCATCGTTTTAGCTCTGTTTGGATATTTGGCAAAATCAGTTTCGAGTCTTAGAATTCAGTTACATAAATTAAAGCCTTTGCATTTGAGATTTCTCACAAAATGTGTTTATTTTCGCCCATCTTGGATTACAGCTTGAAATGAGGTTTAGTTATGATTTTGAGGCTGAAAGTTGCATCAAGCAGGACATCGAAGATCATGTATATCGTGTTCGCGGTGGAggagaatttttaaaaatttgtcaCATTCAGAGGTTTGAAACGTTTGAGCAAGCACTTTTGGTGAAAAGGGCTTTATGGAAAAGTATTATGGTATTTGCTCCTGTCCCGATGAGACCCTTTCAAGTGAAAGGAGATAGTTCTTTGTGGTATCTTGCTTTAGTCACAAAAGGGTGTTCCTTGGAAACATACATATCCAAAGGCAAACTCAATCAACCAAATACTTTATTCATATCAGATTATTTTAAAACTGTGATAAGGTtagttttataattttattgcaTTACTTTTGCTTGATCATCTTCTCTTAATCTGGTCTCTCTTAAAAATCTCTCTTCTTTCCGTTTAGGGATATAATTACATCTGCTTTGCTCCTCTTGGCATCTCCAGTAAGGTGTCGTTTTGAGCTTGATTCTATTTTCATAGAGGAGGAGAGATTTCCGTTGTCCTATGGTGTTTGTACCATTGAATTGGTGCCCAAGTTCGTGAGATTTGATGTACAAGGTCAGTTGTTTCTAACATCTCTAGTTTTTTTTGATGCCCTTATGTGCAAGCTTTTAACGAGGTGGGTGCAGGTGAGTATCAAATTGATGACCTTCGGGTGCGCACAAAGTTGAAGACTCTTTTGCTGGAGATCATGAGTCGATCTCGTATTGGGGCTGGTCCAGAAGCAGAATTTGACCTTTTCTTGAAGACTTTCACCGACGGTTGTAAAAATATGGATTTAAAGCCTAATATGAAAGTATATACTACTAGGTGAATTGTATTAAAAATTGTATTTCCCGATTTCAACGATATTGCTTTCACCGTGAATTAACTTTAATTGACTAGAATGGACTTTGAAATTTAGCTTAATAGTTTCCGCAATCAAAACAGTGTAAGAGGTTGGTAACTGTTTTTGgaaataaatcaataattttcatgacttaaaaaaaggattTTATAAGCATTCTACTTGCTGTGGCCTTAGATTAAATGATTATGGTATGGTGCACTAAAAGGGTGAGCAGTAGATGATTCTATTGTGAgtgcttctttttctctccttaAGATCTGTACTCTCTTTTTTGGTCAGATTTTAGCAATTGCTCAAAATCATGTCCTTTTGATGTTCTAAGAACATGTGTAAGATTAGTGAAGTTAAATATTTCGTCTTTGGTTGATTGGTTTGCTTTGTGGTTGTTGATGCGTCAGAAATATCCTTAAAATTGCTGGTTTCTTTCTTTGACACTGTCAAAACCTCGAATGTTGCCTTTGACCCCCTGTGTGGTGTatgtttctctctttcttcttgccATTTAGAGATTTTCTTTCAACAATcctatatatgttttatttgctTAAAACTCTGGCATTCATCATTTGAATTGCAGACTTCCTACTGAATGGTATTACAATGTGCTGTTTGCGTCGAAGGTTGAGCGCATGGAATTGATTGAGCGCTTATATGAACTCTTCAATGGATCTGAAAAATATGTTGTTTATTGTGAGGAGACTAAAGATGCTTTTGGAAAGGATTGGGATAAGAAACTGTTAAGCCTATATTATCGATTAATGACAGATGAGAGCTGGAAGAGAGATGGTTCGAACaattttataaagaaaaaagacatgTCCTTTTGGGGGGGTAATGCGGGAGATGTCGAGATGAAGCGTTGCATTGCTAGCATAAGAGAAATGTACCACAGTTTTGTGAACTTTGAAGAACGCCACGAGGTAAATGTCTTCTTTTAGGATACTACCTTTTACTTGTCTTAACCACAATCTCATTcctgatggttttttttttttttttttatgtcgcAGGAAACTGAATTGAAAAGGGTTGACATGCTTGTGGAGTTAGTGCATGAAATATTCCCATGTCACATTGCCGCGTTAGCTCGAGGGGGATCTAAAATGAAGTGGCCTCTAGTTATGGATTTTGGAAGATCTACAATGCATTGGCCCATATATTGCGAACTGGTAGAGGGTTTGCGTATAGATCCCAGATTGcaaatttaatatgaaaacTTGTGTTGAATCAGCAAAGTTATGATTTGGCTCTCCTTTGTGGATCCTTGATGTATTTTGTTATTCTTCTGCTTCCTAGTTATCTTATGACTCATTAGCCATTGCAAACAATATTTGAACCAAGATGTTTATGTATTTTGCTATTCATCTACATATGTTGTCTATCTTTTGGGAGTGATTATTGGGTCGGGTCAGGCCTAACCCGATACTTTTTATTATATGGATAACCCGCCAGGTAA
Proteins encoded in this region:
- the LOC119985751 gene encoding uncharacterized protein LOC119985751 gives rise to the protein MRFSYDFEAESCIKQDIEDHVYRVRGGGEFLKICHIQRFETFEQALLVKRALWKSIMVFAPVPMRPFQVKGDSSLWYLALVTKGCSLETYISKGKLNQPNTLFISDYFKTVIRDIITSALLLLASPVRCRFELDSIFIEEERFPLSYGVCTIELVPKFVRFDVQGEYQIDDLRVRTKLKTLLLEIMSRSRIGAGPEAEFDLFLKTFTDGCKNMDLKPNMKVYTTRLPTEWYYNVLFASKVERMELIERLYELFNGSEKYVVYCEETKDAFGKDWDKKLLSLYYRLMTDESWKRDGSNNFIKKKDMSFWGGNAGDVEMKRCIASIREMYHSFVNFEERHEETELKRVDMLVELVHEIFPCHIAALARGGSKMKWPLVMDFGRSTMHWPIYCELVEGLRIDPRLQI